A window of Cohnella herbarum contains these coding sequences:
- a CDS encoding HAD family hydrolase, whose product MAIRAVVFDFDGTLMDTESCAYDTICSIYAEHGQELPLETWAVCIGTVGGFDPYRDLEMKTGRTLDHEELRNRYKTRHIENVKSVTLRPGALDRLEEARRLGLKIGLASSSDRAWIEMHLERQGIRDYFEVIRSSDDVKRVKPDPELYRLAVEALGVRPEEAIAVEDSMNGLRAAKAAGLYGLVVPNPVTAQMDFSEADLLLGSLEGTTWEEIMRQAVR is encoded by the coding sequence ATGGCGATTAGAGCAGTCGTATTCGACTTCGACGGTACGTTGATGGACACGGAATCATGCGCTTACGATACGATCTGCAGCATCTATGCGGAACACGGGCAGGAGCTTCCATTGGAAACTTGGGCGGTCTGCATCGGAACGGTCGGAGGCTTCGATCCTTACCGCGATCTGGAAATGAAAACGGGACGGACTTTGGATCATGAGGAATTGCGGAACCGCTACAAAACGAGGCATATCGAAAATGTGAAAAGCGTCACGCTCCGCCCCGGAGCATTGGATCGGCTGGAGGAAGCGCGGCGCTTGGGATTGAAGATCGGTCTGGCTTCCAGCTCGGATCGCGCTTGGATCGAAATGCACTTGGAACGGCAGGGGATCCGCGATTATTTCGAAGTCATCCGATCCTCGGACGACGTGAAGCGGGTGAAACCGGATCCGGAGCTGTACAGATTGGCGGTGGAAGCGTTGGGCGTAAGGCCTGAGGAAGCTATCGCCGTCGAAGATTCGATGAACGGACTTCGCGCAGCCAAAGCCGCGGGACTTTACGGTCTCGTCGTTCCTAACCCGGTCACGGCCCAGATGGATTTCTCCGAAGCGGATCTGCTCCTCGGGAGCTTGGAAGGGACGACTTGGGAAGAAATCATGCGGCAGGCGGTAAGATAG
- a CDS encoding LysR family transcriptional regulator, whose translation MELTQMEYFLAVAKLQHVTRAAEALSMTQPALSHSIAKLEEELGMPLFERSGRNIRLNACGELFASRVERALQEIRKGKDELEAWANPDTGVVAISFLNILGTRLIPLFIRTFRVQHPGVRFELQQGTDTFVRSQLEAGVSDLCISLPRWEDPGLRWHPVCSYRLDLAVPVNHRWNGRERIGLEEIGNEPYIGLKKECGLKNVVEALFLRAGVQPNVIYEAEDLPTVSGFVSAGLGVSLLPRAYSMELSGNAWVSVDSVEGPLPVELGWKEKRHLSPAVRLFRDFLIQKKYLLG comes from the coding sequence ATGGAATTGACACAGATGGAATATTTTTTGGCTGTAGCGAAGCTGCAGCATGTAACCCGTGCGGCGGAGGCGCTCTCGATGACCCAGCCGGCGCTCAGCCATTCGATAGCCAAGCTGGAGGAAGAGCTGGGAATGCCGCTGTTCGAGCGAAGCGGACGCAATATCCGCTTGAATGCTTGCGGCGAGCTGTTCGCCTCACGGGTGGAACGCGCGCTGCAAGAGATCAGGAAGGGCAAGGATGAGCTCGAAGCCTGGGCGAATCCGGATACCGGCGTTGTCGCCATCTCCTTCCTCAACATTCTGGGTACGCGTCTCATTCCGTTGTTCATCCGTACCTTCCGGGTGCAGCATCCCGGTGTCCGCTTCGAGCTGCAGCAGGGAACGGATACCTTCGTCCGCAGCCAGCTCGAAGCCGGCGTCAGCGATCTGTGCATATCGCTTCCGCGCTGGGAAGATCCCGGCCTGCGCTGGCACCCGGTCTGCTCGTACCGGCTCGATCTGGCGGTGCCTGTCAACCACCGCTGGAATGGGCGGGAGCGCATCGGTCTGGAGGAAATCGGGAACGAACCTTACATTGGCCTTAAGAAGGAATGCGGACTGAAGAATGTCGTCGAAGCGCTGTTCCTTCGTGCAGGTGTCCAGCCGAACGTCATCTACGAAGCCGAGGATTTGCCAACGGTGTCGGGCTTCGTATCGGCGGGACTCGGCGTCTCCCTGCTGCCCCGTGCCTACAGCATGGAACTGAGTGGAAACGCATGGGTTTCCGTCGACAGCGTGGAAGGACCGCTGCCCGTAGAATTGGGTTGGAAAGAGAAGCGGCACCTCTCTCCCGCCGTGAGGCTGTTCCGCGACTTCCTTATTCAGAAAAAATATTTGCTGGGGTAA
- a CDS encoding MFS transporter: MDSKHAPSPVTADRLMRLLALTLIVSVMNATMFNVALPRISLEFSLSPSKASWVITAYIVVYAIGTVTYGKLADRYSLRNLLTFGLPMLAFGSLIGLMAGAFWMLVLARVLQAMGASVVTAASMLIPVRYYPLAARGRALGMTATGIALGTAAGPIISGIVTSVASWRLLFLLPLLALIALPFFRRELDGAAGTKRPTDVWGGLLLGGSIAALLLALTNSSLMLLAAGLLLTALFGLRIRFAREPFIQLALLGNTRFSFALLITGLSSCAVFGIPFLVPLLLGNVNGLSPLHTGLAMLPAAVLSALLGRRGGTLADKYGIGVLFYTAALLFASGFVLLSWTAGSSPGLIACFLIFGSVGQTFTQIALSHTLSGTLTAEQTGVGMGLYSLVSFIAGAASTALIGRTLDFGASGRWLNPLHGGGAGLVYSNLFLALAALVSLTAILYAVFAAMSRRASRRAGAESPAG; this comes from the coding sequence ATGGATTCCAAGCATGCCCCCTCCCCCGTGACGGCTGACCGATTGATGCGCTTGCTCGCCCTGACCCTGATCGTATCTGTCATGAATGCAACGATGTTTAATGTGGCGCTGCCCCGGATCAGTCTTGAATTCTCGCTCTCGCCTTCCAAGGCAAGCTGGGTCATAACAGCGTACATCGTCGTCTACGCCATTGGCACCGTCACCTACGGCAAGCTGGCCGACAGATACAGCCTGAGAAATCTGCTGACCTTCGGGCTCCCCATGCTCGCCTTCGGTTCGTTGATCGGACTGATGGCAGGCGCTTTCTGGATGCTGGTGCTGGCTCGGGTGCTGCAAGCCATGGGGGCATCCGTGGTGACTGCCGCCTCCATGCTGATTCCCGTCCGCTATTATCCGCTGGCAGCAAGAGGACGCGCTCTGGGAATGACGGCTACGGGAATTGCGCTTGGAACGGCTGCCGGCCCGATCATATCCGGCATCGTTACCAGCGTGGCCAGTTGGCGTTTGCTGTTCCTCCTCCCGCTACTTGCCTTAATCGCCCTCCCCTTCTTCCGACGCGAGCTTGACGGGGCTGCAGGAACGAAGAGGCCGACGGATGTATGGGGCGGTCTGCTGCTCGGCGGTTCGATCGCCGCGCTGTTGCTGGCCTTGACGAATTCGAGCCTTATGCTGCTTGCAGCAGGACTGCTGCTGACCGCGCTGTTCGGACTCCGCATTCGTTTCGCCCGCGAGCCTTTCATTCAGCTCGCGTTGCTGGGCAACACACGGTTCTCCTTCGCGCTGCTAATTACCGGCTTGTCCTCGTGCGCGGTATTCGGCATTCCCTTCCTGGTGCCGCTGCTGCTCGGCAATGTCAACGGCTTGTCCCCGCTGCATACGGGGCTCGCGATGTTACCCGCAGCGGTCCTATCCGCGTTATTGGGACGAAGAGGGGGGACCCTTGCGGACAAATATGGCATCGGGGTGCTGTTCTATACGGCGGCGCTGCTGTTCGCCTCGGGATTTGTCCTGCTCTCGTGGACGGCCGGATCTTCGCCGGGCCTCATTGCTTGCTTCCTCATCTTCGGCAGCGTAGGACAGACCTTCACCCAGATCGCGCTGTCCCATACGCTATCCGGGACATTAACTGCAGAGCAGACGGGTGTCGGTATGGGGCTGTACAGTCTGGTATCGTTCATAGCCGGCGCAGCGTCTACGGCGCTCATCGGTCGGACGCTCGACTTCGGCGCATCCGGTCGATGGCTGAATCCGCTCCATGGCGGCGGGGCCGGCCTCGTCTACAGCAATCTCTTCCTGGCGCTGGCGGCTCTTGTCTCGCTGACGGCGATTTTGTACGCGGTTTTCGCGGCCATGTCTCGCCGCGCCTCGCGAAGAGCAGGCGCCGAGTCTCCGGCGGGATGA
- a CDS encoding transporter substrate-binding domain-containing protein: MKKLNLIAVFLIFAWALSACGSNGSDADGGGPASSPPSTAPTVGSPTSTATPAPTGSAPDAVTKIIVGTGTTYPKVFYIDENGQLAGFDIDLVKEIDKRLPEYEFEFQTMEFASLLLSLETKKIDFISAQMLRTTEREQKYLFNKEAYVHRQTKIILSKDNNAPIKTLDDLHGKKVLTNPSSAQATLLENYNKANNNAIDIIYQNGAANDTVSQIASGRADATLAADFTLPLIDPEGKLKSVGKPLDTSDVLYVFRKDDPDGQRLADSIDIALKAIKADGTLSKLSIQWLGADYTKETNS; encoded by the coding sequence ATGAAGAAATTGAACTTGATTGCAGTATTCCTTATTTTTGCCTGGGCGTTGTCCGCCTGCGGCTCGAACGGCAGCGACGCCGACGGAGGAGGCCCCGCCTCATCGCCTCCTTCGACGGCGCCGACCGTTGGATCCCCCACTTCCACTGCCACTCCCGCTCCAACCGGTTCCGCACCGGATGCTGTCACCAAAATCATCGTAGGCACGGGCACGACGTATCCGAAAGTATTTTACATTGACGAGAACGGCCAACTGGCCGGGTTTGATATTGACCTGGTGAAAGAAATCGACAAGCGGCTGCCCGAATATGAGTTCGAGTTCCAGACTATGGAATTCGCAAGCCTGCTGCTCAGCCTGGAAACGAAAAAAATTGATTTCATCTCGGCGCAAATGCTGCGAACGACGGAACGGGAACAGAAATACTTGTTCAATAAAGAAGCATACGTGCATCGGCAAACCAAAATTATTCTCAGCAAGGACAACAACGCGCCTATTAAAACGCTAGACGATCTGCATGGCAAAAAGGTGCTGACCAATCCCTCAAGCGCCCAAGCCACACTGCTGGAAAACTATAATAAAGCGAACAACAACGCGATTGACATTATCTATCAGAATGGTGCGGCCAACGATACCGTAAGCCAGATTGCTAGCGGCCGTGCCGACGCTACGCTGGCAGCCGATTTCACGCTCCCGCTGATCGATCCGGAGGGCAAGCTGAAGTCGGTAGGCAAACCGCTGGACACAAGCGATGTCTTGTATGTATTCCGCAAGGACGACCCGGATGGACAGCGGCTGGCGGACAGCATCGACATAGCATTGAAGGCGATCAAGGCGGACGGTACGCTGTCGAAGCTGAGCATTCAATGGCTCGGGGCGGATTATACGAAGGAAACGAATTCGTAA
- a CDS encoding OsmC family protein yields the protein MTTIRIVEDQNEIHNEAGLQIIGSTAPNQSGLSPRELLESALGLCVSISLQKIMDYDKVEYDKSSIAVEVAATKAADGTNRFSNFDVRVKLPPTLDETYKKKLMTVVERACTIGNTLKEGAIIETIEI from the coding sequence ATGACAACGATCAGAATCGTAGAAGATCAGAACGAAATTCACAACGAAGCGGGTTTGCAGATCATCGGAAGCACGGCCCCTAACCAAAGCGGCTTGTCCCCGAGAGAATTGTTGGAATCGGCTCTAGGCTTGTGCGTATCGATTTCTCTTCAGAAAATCATGGACTACGATAAGGTAGAATACGATAAGTCTTCGATCGCGGTAGAAGTGGCTGCTACGAAGGCGGCGGACGGAACGAACAGATTCTCGAACTTCGACGTGCGGGTGAAGCTACCTCCGACGTTGGACGAAACCTACAAGAAGAAGCTGATGACGGTGGTGGAGCGGGCATGCACGATCGGCAACACGCTTAAAGAAGGAGCTATCATCGAGACGATAGAAATCTAG
- a CDS encoding LLM class flavin-dependent oxidoreductase, with protein sequence MGKQREVKLGAMLLGVGRGTSTWRHPDAQPDASVNPGIYKSWVWKAEEGKLDFIFIADGLYIEEKSIPHLLNRFEPLTLLSALASASERIGLVGTLSTTYSEPFTAARQLASLDMLSGGRAGWNVVTSPLDSTSLNFGNRRQEHPEHNLRYEIAAEFLQVVRGLWDSWEDDAFVRDRSSGVFFDPSKMHTLNHQGRFFTVKGPLNVARSKQGHPVIFQAGSSDAGRNLAAQEAEAIFTGIEHETLEEAVAFYQDIKGRITAHGRNPDDVLVFPAIAPILGQTRDAAERIYEEVANLVTIDKALDYLGRLFEHHDFSSYALDEFFPELGELGRNGFQAMTDRIKREAREKGQTLREVAIQVATPRGAFVIGTPEDIADRIQERFEAGAADGFVLGPVTPRGLEDFVDCVVPILRRRGLFRSEYESDTLRGNLGLPIPANRHARMLVTPANIFSE encoded by the coding sequence ATGGGAAAACAGAGGGAAGTGAAGCTGGGCGCGATGCTGCTGGGCGTTGGGAGAGGCACTTCAACGTGGCGGCATCCCGATGCGCAGCCGGATGCGAGCGTCAATCCGGGGATCTACAAATCGTGGGTTTGGAAAGCGGAAGAAGGTAAGCTGGATTTCATCTTTATTGCGGACGGTCTGTATATCGAAGAGAAATCGATTCCCCATCTGCTCAACCGATTCGAGCCGCTGACCCTATTAAGCGCACTCGCCTCGGCCAGTGAACGGATCGGTCTTGTCGGCACCCTGTCGACGACGTACAGTGAACCATTCACCGCAGCGAGGCAGCTCGCTTCGCTCGACATGCTGAGCGGCGGGCGCGCCGGCTGGAATGTCGTCACCTCCCCGCTGGACAGTACCTCGCTTAACTTCGGCAATCGCCGGCAAGAGCATCCCGAACACAATTTGCGCTACGAGATTGCCGCCGAATTTCTGCAGGTCGTCCGCGGATTGTGGGACTCCTGGGAGGACGACGCGTTCGTGCGCGACCGCTCGTCGGGCGTTTTCTTCGATCCTTCGAAGATGCATACGCTCAACCATCAGGGACGCTTCTTCACAGTGAAAGGACCGCTCAATGTCGCGCGTTCCAAGCAGGGGCATCCGGTTATTTTCCAGGCCGGTTCATCCGATGCGGGCAGGAATCTGGCCGCGCAGGAAGCGGAAGCCATCTTCACGGGAATCGAGCATGAGACATTGGAGGAAGCCGTTGCCTTCTACCAAGACATAAAAGGGCGCATAACGGCACACGGCCGAAATCCTGACGACGTGCTCGTCTTCCCGGCGATCGCGCCGATTCTCGGACAGACTCGCGATGCGGCGGAGCGCATCTATGAGGAGGTGGCGAACCTCGTCACGATCGACAAGGCGCTCGACTACTTGGGCCGCTTGTTCGAGCATCATGATTTCTCATCCTATGCGCTGGACGAATTTTTCCCGGAGCTGGGTGAATTGGGCCGCAACGGCTTCCAGGCGATGACGGACCGCATTAAGCGGGAAGCGCGGGAGAAGGGACAGACGCTCCGCGAAGTGGCGATTCAAGTCGCAACGCCGCGCGGCGCGTTCGTGATCGGCACGCCAGAGGACATCGCAGACCGTATACAGGAACGCTTCGAAGCCGGCGCTGCCGACGGCTTTGTGCTGGGCCCGGTCACGCCGCGCGGGCTGGAGGACTTCGTCGACTGCGTCGTGCCCATCCTGCGCCGGCGCGGACTGTTCCGCAGCGAATACGAGAGCGACACTTTGCGAGGCAATCTCGGTCTGCCGATACCGGCCAATCGGCATGCTCGGATGCTCGTTACCCCAGCAAATATTTTTTCTGAATAA
- a CDS encoding ABC transporter ATP-binding protein, translated as MSHVPLLEVKNLKTHFLTERGKVTAVNGVSFEIHPGEIVGIVGESGCGKSVMSQSIIRLLEHSDPIEYEGEIRFDGEDLLAVPLSRLRGVRGDEISMIFQDPLSSLNPVYTIGNQIEEVLRQHQKMSKKAARNKAIDMLRATGIPSPETRVDEYPHQLSGGMQQRAMIAMALSCEPKLLIADEPTTALDVTIQAQILELIVELNRTLGMGVLFITHDLGVVSEICTSVKVMYLGQIVEDTTTEKLFRSPLHPYTQGLIKSIPRMDGNRHEKLHVIEGTVPSLSDIPRGCSFSTRCPYADEKCFSEEPLMEKADVGHSVKCWHYARINSLEGRGA; from the coding sequence TTGAGCCATGTGCCTCTACTGGAAGTGAAAAATCTGAAGACGCATTTTCTTACGGAGCGGGGAAAGGTAACTGCGGTCAACGGGGTCAGCTTCGAGATCCATCCGGGGGAGATCGTCGGAATCGTCGGGGAATCGGGCTGCGGCAAGAGCGTCATGTCCCAATCGATCATCCGCTTGCTCGAGCACTCGGATCCGATCGAGTACGAAGGCGAAATCCGATTCGACGGCGAGGATTTGCTAGCCGTGCCGCTTTCCCGGCTGCGAGGCGTCCGGGGCGACGAGATCTCGATGATCTTCCAAGACCCGCTTTCTTCGCTTAACCCGGTCTACACGATCGGCAACCAAATCGAAGAGGTGCTGCGTCAGCATCAGAAAATGTCCAAGAAAGCGGCGCGCAACAAAGCCATCGATATGCTGAGGGCAACGGGAATCCCCTCCCCGGAAACACGGGTTGATGAATATCCCCATCAATTGTCCGGGGGCATGCAGCAGCGGGCGATGATCGCGATGGCCCTGTCCTGCGAGCCGAAGCTCTTAATCGCGGACGAGCCGACAACGGCGCTGGACGTGACGATACAGGCGCAAATTCTAGAGCTGATCGTTGAATTAAACCGGACCCTGGGGATGGGCGTATTGTTTATTACGCATGATCTGGGCGTCGTATCGGAGATTTGCACGAGCGTTAAGGTGATGTACTTGGGACAAATCGTAGAAGACACGACGACGGAGAAGTTATTTCGTTCACCGCTTCACCCTTATACGCAGGGGCTGATCAAGTCCATCCCGAGAATGGATGGAAACCGTCACGAGAAGCTTCACGTGATCGAAGGGACCGTTCCTTCTTTGTCCGATATTCCTCGCGGCTGCAGCTTCTCCACGAGATGCCCGTATGCCGATGAAAAATGCTTCAGCGAAGAGCCCTTAATGGAGAAGGCCGATGTCGGGCATAGCGTGAAGTGCTGGCATTACGCCCGAATCAATAGCTTAGAGGGGAGGGGGGCTTAA
- a CDS encoding ABC transporter ATP-binding protein has product MGNVEKADRPILEVNALQKKFPVHGSFGKLFGTKTYVNAVTNVSFRLYPGETYGLVGESGSGKSTTGRAILGLTPPTSGQVLYQDQDLAKMSGNELRKFRKDIQFVFQDPFSSLNPRKRIGPILEEPLLIHKMGNKEQRREQVFRILDIVGLQPEHYFRYPHEFSGGQRQRVGLARALIMNPKIIICDEPVSALDVSIQSQILNILKGLQKELRLTLLFITHDISVVRYISDRIGIMYLGTIVEEALTDDLFQQPLHPYTQALFSAVPDFTRNRLSERVILKGEIPSPLSPPTGCVFHTRCPYATDICKAEVPILREVKPQQRVACHLVTSS; this is encoded by the coding sequence GTGGGTAACGTTGAAAAGGCTGATCGTCCGATTCTCGAAGTGAATGCGCTGCAGAAGAAGTTTCCGGTTCACGGTTCGTTCGGGAAGCTGTTCGGGACGAAAACGTACGTGAACGCGGTGACTAACGTTTCTTTCCGATTGTATCCGGGAGAAACCTACGGTTTGGTCGGCGAGTCGGGATCGGGCAAGAGCACGACGGGCCGCGCGATCTTAGGCTTAACTCCCCCGACCTCGGGACAAGTGCTCTATCAAGACCAAGATTTGGCGAAAATGTCGGGTAATGAATTGCGGAAGTTCCGCAAAGACATTCAATTCGTGTTTCAAGACCCGTTCTCTTCATTGAATCCGAGGAAACGGATCGGTCCGATTCTGGAGGAACCGCTGCTTATTCATAAGATGGGGAATAAGGAGCAACGCCGGGAGCAGGTGTTCCGCATTCTGGACATCGTCGGATTGCAACCGGAGCATTATTTTCGCTATCCGCATGAATTTTCCGGCGGTCAACGCCAGCGGGTAGGCTTGGCAAGAGCACTCATCATGAATCCGAAAATCATCATTTGCGACGAGCCGGTCTCGGCGCTGGACGTGTCCATTCAGTCGCAGATTCTGAATATCCTTAAGGGGCTGCAGAAGGAACTTCGATTAACGCTGCTCTTCATCACGCACGACATTAGCGTCGTACGTTACATCTCCGATCGCATCGGCATCATGTATTTGGGCACGATCGTCGAAGAAGCGCTAACGGACGACTTATTCCAACAGCCTTTACACCCGTATACGCAGGCGCTTTTCTCGGCCGTACCCGATTTTACGCGCAACCGGTTGAGCGAGCGGGTGATCCTTAAAGGCGAAATTCCATCCCCGTTATCTCCGCCTACGGGCTGCGTTTTTCATACGAGATGCCCTTATGCGACGGACATCTGCAAAGCGGAAGTACCGATTTTAAGAGAAGTTAAACCTCAACAGCGAGTGGCTTGCCATCTCGTCACCTCATCCTAA